A DNA window from Candidatus Saccharimonadales bacterium contains the following coding sequences:
- the rplJ gene encoding 50S ribosomal protein L10 yields the protein MAITRDKKKTLVAEISDSLQSAKMTVFAQYQGLSVTEIQELRRAARACGVTIKVVKNRLVRVALASNDVYKNTDTSALTGQLLYAISSDDEVAPAQVLDAFAKTHPALQFVGAFSGVGATLSADEVKSLAGLPSKDQLIAEVVAQLLSPVHDITNALSGNLHALLDGVSAKATN from the coding sequence ATGGCAATTACTCGCGATAAAAAGAAAACTTTGGTTGCTGAGATAAGCGACAGTTTACAGAGTGCTAAGATGACTGTGTTCGCACAGTATCAAGGCCTCAGCGTAACTGAAATTCAAGAACTTCGCCGTGCGGCTCGCGCATGTGGTGTAACAATTAAAGTTGTTAAAAACCGACTTGTCCGTGTTGCGTTAGCATCTAACGATGTATACAAAAACACTGACACTTCAGCATTAACAGGTCAGTTACTCTACGCAATTAGCAGCGACGATGAAGTTGCTCCAGCACAAGTATTGGATGCGTTTGCAAAAACACATCCAGCACTACAGTTTGTTGGTGCATTTTCAGGCGTTGGCGCAACTCTTTCTGCTGATGAAGTTAAATCACTTGCTGGGCTACCTAGTAAAGATCAACTTATCGCAGAAGTGGTGGCTCAACTTCTTTCACCAGTTCACGATATTACAAACGCATTGTCTGGTAATCTTCACGCCCTCCTTGATGGTGTGAGTGCCAAAGCAACCAACTAA
- a CDS encoding dihydrofolate reductase, whose translation MIALVVAYSHGRVIGKSQDIPWHMPADLKHFKQLTIHKTVVMGRTTADSILNRLGHGLSDRLNIVVTRDESYAPDGMSVAHTLNEALSTDTNSEIMIIGGAQIYAQTIEQADRLYVTQIDAEIEGDTLFPLINLDEWQETNRESHPKDEHNPYNYDFVIFDRIS comes from the coding sequence ATGATAGCTTTAGTTGTTGCGTATTCACACGGTCGCGTCATAGGTAAGTCGCAGGATATACCGTGGCATATGCCAGCGGATTTGAAACATTTTAAGCAACTTACAATTCACAAAACTGTCGTCATGGGTCGCACGACTGCTGATTCTATTTTAAATCGTCTAGGCCATGGACTTTCTGACCGACTAAATATCGTTGTCACTCGTGATGAGTCTTATGCACCGGATGGTATGAGTGTTGCACATACGCTAAACGAGGCGCTCAGTACTGATACTAACTCTGAAATAATGATCATTGGAGGTGCGCAAATATACGCCCAGACTATTGAACAGGCAGATAGACTTTATGTAACTCAAATTGATGCAGAAATTGAAGGAGATACGTTATTCCCTCTCATTAACCTTGATGAGTGGCAGGAAACGAATCGTGAATCGCATCCAAAAGATGAACATAACCCGTACAACTATGATTTTGTGATTTTTGACCGGATTTCGTAA
- a CDS encoding phosphotransferase, whose protein sequence is MYSSVVPAVLSKYGLNYKTIKNVQKGYRNESYPIILNDEKTINLIFYKREPNIIDRMTRADKISGYLSNKGFPVRARYSPKTLQLKSRQMVTYAALYNYLPGATIPWEGYTKKHIKLLGLAMSDMHAVLESMSVSWPEDHTIVAELLEILTRMETYFNDASVTRALEEKLHVSIQNDYLTKLRTLILLMKDSPDQRPLHMDMVRGNVLFSENAQGGYWKIDEISLAGVIDFEKASYGHPIFDIARTLAFLFVDCPVKSELKIRRYFLSSGYTKRGKSAFNYKAMFSGISHGQILDGLIGFFLLHDFYKFLRHTPYESLESNEHYMRTRNILIRDTMVRYSKAQ, encoded by the coding sequence ATGTACAGCTCAGTCGTACCTGCAGTTCTCTCGAAATATGGTCTAAATTATAAGACTATTAAAAATGTCCAAAAAGGCTACCGAAATGAATCATATCCAATTATTTTGAATGATGAGAAAACTATAAACCTTATCTTCTATAAACGAGAGCCAAATATCATTGACCGTATGACACGTGCAGACAAAATTTCAGGGTATTTATCAAATAAAGGATTTCCAGTTCGAGCGCGTTATAGCCCAAAAACCTTACAACTCAAGTCTCGTCAGATGGTAACATATGCAGCGCTTTATAATTATCTTCCTGGAGCTACGATACCTTGGGAGGGATATACAAAAAAGCATATTAAGCTACTCGGGCTTGCTATGAGCGATATGCATGCCGTGCTTGAGAGTATGTCAGTAAGTTGGCCTGAAGATCACACTATTGTCGCGGAACTTCTTGAGATTTTGACACGTATGGAAACGTACTTTAATGATGCAAGTGTTACAAGAGCACTTGAGGAAAAATTACACGTCTCAATACAAAATGACTATCTAACAAAATTACGAACCTTAATATTATTAATGAAGGATAGTCCTGATCAGCGGCCACTTCATATGGATATGGTACGCGGCAATGTTCTTTTTTCTGAGAATGCTCAAGGTGGTTATTGGAAGATTGATGAGATCAGCCTAGCCGGTGTCATTGATTTTGAAAAAGCGTCATACGGTCATCCCATTTTTGATATTGCACGTACCTTAGCGTTTCTATTTGTTGACTGTCCAGTTAAAAGTGAACTTAAAATTCGACGCTATTTTTTATCATCTGGGTATACAAAACGCGGTAAATCAGCGTTCAACTATAAAGCCATGTTTAGTGGAATTTCTCATGGGCAAATTCTAGATGGTCTTATTGGTTTTTTTCTACTACACGATTTTTATAAGTTTTTAAGACATACACCTTACGAATCACTTGAATCGAATGAGCATTACATGCGGACACGTAATATACTCATTCGCGACACTATGGTACGATATAGTAAAGCACAATGA